A window of Solea solea chromosome 18, fSolSol10.1, whole genome shotgun sequence contains these coding sequences:
- the LOC131444838 gene encoding protein TUNAR-like, which yields MCLHYRETPPSSMSNAMLLLMLCKIGVQGELLTFPGKMVNTVYSDEEKEIQDKESKEETVLAMLGIIGTVLNLVVIIFVYIYTTL from the exons ATGTGTTTGCACTACAGAGAGACGCCCCCCTCCAGCATGTCCAATGCTATGTTACTCCTGATGCTTTGCAAG ATTGGCGTGCAAGGAGAACTGCTGACTTTTCCAGGGAAAATGGTAAATACTGTCTACAGTGATGAGGAAAAGGAAATCCAAGACAAGGAAAGTAAGGAGGAGACCGTCTTGGCCATGCTGGGCATCATCGGGACCGTCCTCAACTTGGTCGTCATCATCTTCGTCTACATCTACACCACGTTGTAG